One genomic segment of Bacteroides caccae includes these proteins:
- the ahpC gene encoding alkyl hydroperoxide reductase subunit C has protein sequence MEPILNSQLPEFSVQAFQNGAFKTVTNNDLKGKWAILFFYPADFTFVCPTELVDMAEKYDQFKAMGVEIYSVSTDSHFVHKAWHDASESIRKIQYPMLADPTGALCRALGVYIEEEGMAYRGTFVVNPEGKIKVVELNDNNIGRDASELLRKVEAAQFVATHDGEVCPAKWKKGESTLKPSIDLVGKI, from the coding sequence ATGGAACCAATTTTAAATTCTCAGCTTCCTGAATTCAGTGTTCAGGCTTTTCAAAACGGAGCTTTCAAGACTGTAACCAACAATGACCTGAAAGGTAAATGGGCGATTCTGTTCTTCTATCCTGCCGACTTTACTTTCGTATGTCCTACTGAATTGGTGGATATGGCTGAAAAGTACGACCAGTTCAAAGCAATGGGCGTAGAAATCTACTCGGTAAGTACTGACTCGCACTTCGTACATAAAGCTTGGCATGATGCTTCTGAAAGTATCCGCAAGATTCAATATCCGATGTTGGCAGACCCGACAGGTGCTCTGTGCCGTGCACTCGGAGTATATATCGAAGAAGAAGGTATGGCATACCGTGGTACATTCGTTGTCAATCCGGAAGGAAAGATTAAAGTGGTGGAATTGAATGATAACAATATTGGCCGTGATGCGAGCGAATTGCTTCGTAAGGTGGAAGCTGCTCAGTTTGTAGCGACTCACGACGGAGAAGTTTGTCCGGCCAAGTGGAAGAAGGGTGAATCTACCCTGAAACCGAGCATCGACCTGGTAGGTAAGATTTGA